The following are encoded in a window of Scophthalmus maximus strain ysfricsl-2021 chromosome 2, ASM2237912v1, whole genome shotgun sequence genomic DNA:
- the si:ch1073-398f15.1 gene encoding cardiomyopathy-associated protein 5 — translation MDSVTEDFARSDADTEMTVLTPEDITEESLDVSDEVENLRNSLREAVHDDNVQPKMQCLMMDSSFSMVTMQGEDSGIAWETTPSRCTTPWASETETPTVDFSSPGGVWPAKPGSVPAGKIIFVMDEELISRRKKTKERVSGQRRQREVFEESSENISGRPELVGVSEPNVKTKGEGAEEEPTEPLVDKEQWLFSLVSEGSEILNIVVPPKLATVDEEESKEMEDNLSYLEESPVPKASKEINDNELWILTNTPAMSVSARAEPIQLSLPMGPYGMDPPGAPVARSPGRGASGNVDYFEAFTMIDAQAPGSPAVIAERQVEPEAEDSTNSQHTEKPVQSRSITATTTLNDDRSDTVSLGEITSELLDEVFYGGTDDYLVKSLDREVRGGEAKCAPLRLPSKPSGSTLFGSQEDILTPIFLPEGPPKIIDQILLEEPKAMAFHYTDLYEEAIGSRQKEEDTESMTSEKSFHSRHSDREARGYLEKYVLIDETPAVEVAQTDKEKGPEEGPRTLCQDLSDFDFLSKPEKGEVLNSEEEITDFFRSSGNSSPCDVEPLSRSLEEDDTQPATKSIAKTNNSVSITVGKVTEIPVDLLSISSFEFPSEESDWETTDDHPSTLDDKDISSYSDQKLRKQDLEIQKPVAPPRKKATSSPKASLDLTPLTPVEKEEAVGKEQREEEKETASPGETADEGDGDGEETMQSSFEVFRSENTSPQTESVKESGEITVGGAAKEKDTKTVEDEEKNKIALEQTGSEEVNIKSELAKAEVNVEKQEDSSAALPTEPGKDKGQCIIL, via the exons ATGGATTCTGTGACAGAAGATTTTGCCCGGTCAGATGCTGACACTGAGATGACGGTGTTGACACCTGAAGATATTACCGAGGAAAGCCTTGATGTCAGCGATGAAGTGGAGAACCTTCGAAACAG TTTACGTGAAGCTGTCCACGATGACAATGTCCAACCTAAGATGCAGTGCCTGATGATGGACTCCTCCTTCTCCATGGTAACTATGCAAGGCGAGGACAGCGGGATTGCGTGGGAGACGACCCCAAGTCGCTGCACCACACCATGGGCATCTGAAACCGAAACCCCAACCGTTGATTTCAGCTCTCCAGGTGGAGTATGGCCTGCAAAACCTGGGTCTGTTCCAGCAGGGAAGATAATCTTTGTCATGGATGAGGAGCTGATTTCTAGACGGAAGAAAACTAAAGAGAGGGTAAGCGGTCAGAGGAGACAACGAGAAGTCTTTGAAGAAAGCTCTGAGAACATCTCAGGAAGGCCAGAATTGGTGGGCGTCTCAGAGCCAAATGTGAAAACCAAAGGAGAGGGAGCCGAAGAAGAACCAACTGAGCCTCTGGTAGATAAAGAACAATGGCTATTCAGCTTAGTGTCTGAAGGCTCTGAAATCCTCAACATTGTTGTTCCACCTAAACTTGCTACTGTGGATGAAGAAGAGAGCAAAGAAATGGAGGATAACTTATCTTATCTGGAAGAGAGCCCTGTTCCTAAAGCAAGCAAAGAGATCAATGATAATGAGCTATGGATCTTAACGAACACTCCAGCAATGTCAGTTTCAGCAAGAGCTGAACCTATACAGCTGTCACTTCCCATGGGCCCATATGGAATGGATCCACCAGGGGCTCCAGTGGCCAGATCTCCAGGCAGAGGAGCTTCTGGTAATGTGGACTACTTTGAGGCATTTACCATGATTGATGCGCAGGCTCCAGGAAGTCCTGCTGTGATCGCAGAGAGACAAGTGGAACCAGAGGCTGAGGACTCCACCAACAGCCAGCATACTGAGAAACCGGTGCAGTCTAGAAGCATCACCGCTACAACAACTCTGAATGATGACAGGTCAGACACAGTCAGTCTAGGGGAAATCACCAGCGAGCTTCTAGATGAGGTCTTCTACGGTGGTACAGACGACTACCTCGTGAAAAGTCTagacagagaggtcagaggtggagAGGCCAAATGTGCGCCCTTGAGGCTCCCTTCAAAACCGAGCGGTTCAACTTTATTTGGAAGCCAGGAAGACATCCTGACTCCGATCTTTCTACCTGAAGGACCTCCTAAAATAATCGACCAAATTTTACTGGAGGAGCCCAAAGCCATGGCCTTCCATTACACCGACCTGTATGAGGAAGCAATCGGCAGTCGACAAAAAGAAGAGGATACAGAGAGTATGACCTCTGAGAAGTCCTTCCACAGCAGGCATTCAGACCGGGAGGCCAGGGGATATTTGGAGAAATATGTCCTGATAGATGAGACTCCTGCGGTGGAGGTGGCACAAACTGATAAAGAAAAAGGCCCAGAAGAAGGTCCTCGGACATTGTGTCAAGATTTGTCTGATTTCGATTTTCTGTCCAAGCCTGAAAAAGGTGAGGTGCTAAACTCAGAGGAGGAAATCACTGACTTCTTCAGGTCCAGTGGCAATTCTTCTCCATGTGATGTGGAGCCTCTCTCTCGTTCACTTGAAGAGGATGACACACAACCAGCGACAAAGAGTATCGCTAAGACAAACAACAGTGTCTCCATAACAGTAGGAAAAGTCACTGAAATCCCAGTAGATCTACTGAGCATTTCAAGCTTTGAGTTTCCTTCGGAGGAATCCGACTGGGAAACAACTGATGATCATCCATCAACTCTAGATGACAAAGATATCAGCAGCTATTCAGATCAGAAACTGAGGAAACAAGATTTGGAAATTCAAAAGCCAGTTGCCCCTCCCAGGAAAAAGGCAACATCCTCTCCTAAAGCAAGTCTGGACCTAACACCTCTGACGCCAGTTGAAAAAGAAGAGGCTGTTGgaaaggagcagagggaggaggagaaagagacagcaTCACCAGGGGAGACTGCTGACgaaggagacggagatggagaggagacaatgCAGTCCTCCTTTGAAGTTTTTAGGTCTGAAAATACCTCCCCACAAACTGAAAGTGTGAAAGAAAGCGGTGAAATAACAGTTGGGGGGGCAGCTAAGGAGAAAGACACCAAAACAGTagaag